In the genome of Calothrix sp. PCC 6303, the window GTACTTCAGCTGCCATTGTTTTACCAGTTCCACTAGCTCCTGCAAACAAAGCACTAATACCCAAACCGCGTTTACTTTTGCCTCCAAAACCCCATTCCTCATAGACTTTGGTGCGCTGTTTGAGTTGGTCTGCTGCATCTCGCAGGACTTGTTTCTCAATTTCTGGTAATACCAAATCATCCCAGTCAGCACTAGATTCCATCCGTTGTGCTAATTCATCCAACCGAGGACGAGCTTGGGTGCGGCAAATATCCCAGAGGGATGAGGGAGATGGGGGGGATGAGGGAGATGGGGGGGATGAGGGGGATGAGGGGGATGAGGGAGATGGGGGAGATGGGGGGGATGGGGGGGAAGAAGTAATATGTTCTTCTTGTAGTTTCCCATTTCCTGTTTCCCCTTTCGTTTCCTCAAGACTTTTTGCTTTTAAGCAAACCCCGCGAATAGCGGGAGCGCTGAGGTTGAAGTGAGAAACTATGTTTTCTACTTCTTCCCCCAGAGATGGGGCAAATTCTCTCAGGGTTTGATGCCAAAGTAAGCGCTGTTCTTCGGTGGTGGGACTATCTACATCGAAGGCTATTATGGGACGGTGTTTTTGGGGACGACGTTCTTGGCTAATAATAATTACAGGAGCTTGGATGCTCTCGATAAATTGAGCTATTGCCATTTCTTGTTTGCGATCGCTATTATCCCAGTTGTCCCATTCCAACAGCAATGTGGTGTTATTCAGGGCAAATTCTCGCTCCCACAGGGATTTTACTAAGTTGAGATTACCTGTTTCATGGGGTAATAGTTCTACTCCAATGCTGTAAGGGATAAAGTTAATTTGACCACAGGTCGCAGATGCGATCGCTCTTTGACTTGCGACATCTTTTCCACACAATTGCAGGATTGGTAGTACTTCTTCTGATTGTGCTGCTAAATACCAAGTATTTGCCATCTGCATCGCTATTTGCCAATGCGATGGTACTAATTTTTCCCTTGTTTTGACGGGTGTACCAATTCCTGCCAATCTTGAATCTAGATGATGGATTCCTGTAAGATAATGCAGAATTTGTTCGTCAATTCGCAAAGGACTAGTTGTGAGAGCATTACCAGCACCAATTTCCATCAATCGCCATTTTCGCAATGGTGCATCAGGTGTTAGCGCTCCCCAATAGGCTTGTTCTAGTATTGCCAGCGCCAAGCTAAAGGTCGGATAATTACGCTGTGAATCACCTTGAATTTCGGCACAAAGGGAAGCAAAGCTAGCATCTAACTCCACTCCTGCACATAGCAGTAATATATCGCGCTCAAAAGCGGATAATCCCAAGTTTTGGCAGATTTTTTCTAAAGCTGGTAAAGAAGAGGGTGAGGATGGGGAATAACTATGTTTTTCTCCTTTTTCCTCTTCCCCTTTACCCCTTGCCCTTTCCAAAACTTGTCGCAAGCGATTGAGGTGCTGCATCAGATAACGTTGATTTTCTTGTTGCCATTCGGCACTAGGTGCTTGAGGAATCACTTTTCTAGTTCGGCAATTAAGTTGAGTAAATAAGTCTTTGCTTCTTGTGGAGCAAGTAAAATTACTTGACCTTTACGTAAAATCTCGTATTTTCCACCATGATAGCCATGACCAGCAATTAGTCCTAGTTGTACTGCTTGGTTTCCCAATTCAGTCAACATGCTAATACCAATCAAGTCACCTTCTTGTTGTAATTGTTGTTTCAACATTTCTTCAGCATCCATAAAAATAAATAATGGGGAAAAGAGGAAGGGGGAATGGGAAAAAGAGGTAAGTAGTTGTGCAAAATTAATTAATTAATTGTACATTCCGGAAACTTGAAGTCCTTGGGTGCGCGGAGCGTGTCCGTTTAGGACTTATGCTTCCTCCGTCGCAATGACAATATATATTTAATTTTGCGTAAGCACTTAGTAGGTTATCCGGCTATCACAACTAGAAAAGGGTAATGGTTCAAAGTTTGTTATTTCCCTTTTTCCTTTCCCCATCTTTCCCTTCTCTTAACTAATTTCAATTCTCGGTGTATTAAACCAACCATAGGTTGAACTAGTATCATCGCTATCGATACTCAGTAAACTTTCTGCACCATCGATTTGCAAACGTAACAAGTAAGTTGCTGGTTTGACTCCAGTCAAATTAAAAATAATGGTATCGGTATCAATATTGATGGGTTCAGCTACAAATTGATAACCAATAGGTTCGTCGATAGACCATTCATTCATAACTAACACGACTCGCTGCTTAATTCCCACCATCACATCTACTTGCAAACTTAGAATAAGCGATCGCAAGTCATCCATTGGTCGGTTTTGCTGTTCGATATTGATTTGTTTAATGGTTGGACGAAGTACAAATGGTGCCACATTGGAATCAACTGACCGATTTCCATTATTTAAATTTGCAGTCCCAATGGGAATTTGATGAATAACCTGCAAACTCTGGACACCTGCCCGCAAAAAATCAACTGGCACATCGGCTAGGATGAGAGTAATTTGATTTTCGCTGACTTCTGATGGTGAAAGTTCAAATCCACCAATTCGCACTTGGGTAATATTATTCGCCAGGTATTTACCGCGAATTTGTAAGGTACTGCTGGCTAAAATAGGTTCCAGTTTCCCAGTAGCAGAAACCACCTGCTCAACCAGCGGACGATTGGGAAATGGAACTGTACCCCCAAGATTGCGATCGCTTACAGGTAAGGCACGTTTCAAGGATTCATCACCATCAATCGTCACTACAGTAACTTTGTACACCAGCGACAACATGTAAGGAGCTTGAAAAAATACAGACCAAACCTTAGATAAGTTGTCTAAATTTATCTCCAACGGCACTACTAGTAACTGTTGGAGTTGGTTGGCAAGGTTTGAATCTTCTAAAAATCTATAGCTTGGATCTGCTAAAGCCTCCTGAATAGCTTCAACTGATACTGTTGAATAGTCATTGAAAGTGCGAATCACACTACCCAACAATCGCTGGGGGATTAGCTCTGTGTCGTTACCATAGAAACTAATCATATAATACAAGTCAACAGCCGCCTGACGTTTGATTGGCGTTCCTTTGGAGCGAAACGGTGTTGCATCTGCGTTGTTTAGAGCGGGATTGCGGGCAACATGATACAAAAAAAGATTAATACCAGTTTCTGGTGTTCCGTTACCGATATTTCTTGGTTGTAGTGTTGTGACTCTGACTCCATCGATATCTAGCTGTACCGCAGATTGCAAAATTCTTTGCAGGATGGCTGTCACTGTTGCGACAGCTAAATAATTACTCACTGTCAGTTATTTCACTTAGATAATACTTTGTTTAGGAAATAGATAAAAGTAACTTTTGTTGCTCCCTATTCATTTAAAACTTAAAACCTTTCCAATCTAGCCGAGGGAATACTTGTTGTCCATGCCTGTTTAACCCCCATTTTCTGAACTTAATCATCCTTAGAACTCTGTAAAAGACTACTGACAGTAACTTTTTTGCGTTAATCTACTATCAGTATACTGAGTTATTTGTATTACTTATGAGTTAAAGCTAAGAGATTTAGAATTCTCATTTAAAAAACCTTAACAAAAACTTGGTAAAAACCCTTTACATGTGCCAGTTTAGATATGTGATTTGCGTCACTAAGGTAAATTCAATCGAGTACTTAAGTAGTACAGTATAATTAAATGCATAATTAAGTACATATCCGTACGAATTAGTGAAAACTCTGAGTCAGGAAAACGATTGAATTGGAAGAATGCAGTAGAGATGTTAAGCAAGCAATAGCTCTAATTCAAGATTGCGATCGCTGCAATGAGGGGCGATAAGAATGGTAAAAATGAGTTTTTGTCGAAATAAAAGAAGCTCAAAACCGATCTTTTTTTTACTCAGCGTCAGCTTTATTAGGAATATTTAATGCACTCTAGAATTTGAGAGTGCCATTCACCCATATACCAAAAGAGGATAGTTACTGATGGCATTAGATTACTTTGCTCCTGGTGTCTACGTTGAAGAAGTAGACAAAGGTAGTCGCCCTATAGAAGGCGTTAGCATGAGCGTAGCTGGTTTTGTTGGTTTTAGTGAAGATGTCCGTGGGGATGCTGAACTCTTCAAACCGATGATGGTGACTAATTGGAGTCAGTATCTAGAGTATTTTGGTAAACCTGGTTCGGATGGGTTTACCGACTTTAGCGCTTATTTACCTTTTGCTGTTAAAGGCTGGTTTGATAATGGTGGTGGTCGTTGCTGGGTAGTCAGTATTGGTACTAAGTTGCCTGGTTCTTCTGCTCCAACAGTAGAAGAAACAGCGACAAAGTTGCTGACGGGAAATGGTAAACCATCATTGATGTTTAACCTCAAGCCAGCCGAGGGTGATACACCTGCTCTCATGCCCGCAGGCGATCGCTTAATCGTATCAGTTATTGACAGCGAACCAAA includes:
- a CDS encoding ATP-binding protein, coding for MIPQAPSAEWQQENQRYLMQHLNRLRQVLERARGKGEEEKGEKHSYSPSSPSSLPALEKICQNLGLSAFERDILLLCAGVELDASFASLCAEIQGDSQRNYPTFSLALAILEQAYWGALTPDAPLRKWRLMEIGAGNALTTSPLRIDEQILHYLTGIHHLDSRLAGIGTPVKTREKLVPSHWQIAMQMANTWYLAAQSEEVLPILQLCGKDVASQRAIASATCGQINFIPYSIGVELLPHETGNLNLVKSLWEREFALNNTTLLLEWDNWDNSDRKQEMAIAQFIESIQAPVIIISQERRPQKHRPIIAFDVDSPTTEEQRLLWHQTLREFAPSLGEEVENIVSHFNLSAPAIRGVCLKAKSLEETKGETGNGKLQEEHITSSPPSPPSPPSPSSPSSPSSPPSPSSPPSPSSLWDICRTQARPRLDELAQRMESSADWDDLVLPEIEKQVLRDAADQLKQRTKVYEEWGFGGKSKRGLGISALFAGASGTGKTMAAEVLAREMRLDLYRIDLSAVVSKYIGETEKNLGRVFDAAEVGGVILLFDEADAIFGKRSEVKDSRDRHANMEVAYLLQRMEAYPGLSILTTNLKNAIDQAFLRRIRFIVQFPFPDANQRAEIWRRVFPKNTPTEGLDEWKLAKLNVAGGNIRNIALNAAFIAAQAGQVVQMQYILQAAKSEYIKMERPLTDVEVKGWIS
- a CDS encoding DUF4255 domain-containing protein yields the protein MSNYLAVATVTAILQRILQSAVQLDIDGVRVTTLQPRNIGNGTPETGINLFLYHVARNPALNNADATPFRSKGTPIKRQAAVDLYYMISFYGNDTELIPQRLLGSVIRTFNDYSTVSVEAIQEALADPSYRFLEDSNLANQLQQLLVVPLEINLDNLSKVWSVFFQAPYMLSLVYKVTVVTIDGDESLKRALPVSDRNLGGTVPFPNRPLVEQVVSATGKLEPILASSTLQIRGKYLANNITQVRIGGFELSPSEVSENQITLILADVPVDFLRAGVQSLQVIHQIPIGTANLNNGNRSVDSNVAPFVLRPTIKQINIEQQNRPMDDLRSLILSLQVDVMVGIKQRVVLVMNEWSIDEPIGYQFVAEPINIDTDTIIFNLTGVKPATYLLRLQIDGAESLLSIDSDDTSSTYGWFNTPRIEIS